Proteins encoded together in one Methanobrevibacter sp. window:
- a CDS encoding triphosphoribosyl-dephospho-CoA synthase: MKASEIAKIAQIASALEVSGYPKPGNVHRTRDYDDMEFEDFVISGIVIGDTIREACTDVDIENPKLGKYILQAVAETDRWIKNNTNLGIVMMTTPIAVAAAISDDFDEIRENIKLLMSKTSVDDACDLYDAINIADAGGMGDQDEYDVASDNAKKELRDNNQTMFDVLKISAPWDMLAREMTSDMPAVFEIGYPTYHELKQEKSQNDACVLTFLTILSQVPDTLISRKYGSDEALKISMMTRDLLNLRDEPDFDERLKEFDDYLFKNKYNPGTTADLTAASIFVSYLKSNFE; the protein is encoded by the coding sequence ATGAAAGCATCTGAAATTGCAAAAATCGCACAAATCGCTTCTGCACTGGAAGTAAGTGGTTATCCAAAACCGGGTAATGTCCACAGGACCCGTGATTATGATGATATGGAGTTTGAAGACTTTGTAATCAGTGGGATTGTAATTGGTGACACCATTCGTGAAGCGTGCACGGATGTCGATATTGAAAATCCAAAATTGGGTAAATACATCCTGCAGGCAGTGGCTGAAACAGACAGGTGGATTAAGAATAACACCAACCTTGGTATTGTAATGATGACAACCCCTATTGCTGTTGCAGCGGCCATAAGTGATGATTTTGATGAAATAAGGGAAAACATTAAGTTGCTGATGTCTAAAACTTCTGTTGATGATGCATGTGATTTGTATGATGCGATAAACATCGCCGATGCCGGAGGAATGGGAGACCAGGATGAATATGATGTGGCCAGTGACAATGCAAAAAAGGAGTTGAGGGACAACAATCAGACAATGTTTGATGTTTTGAAAATCTCCGCTCCATGGGATATGCTGGCCCGCGAGATGACTTCAGACATGCCCGCCGTTTTTGAAATTGGCTATCCCACATACCATGAACTGAAGCAGGAGAAGTCCCAGAATGATGCCTGCGTTTTGACATTCCTTACAATATTGTCACAGGTTCCAGATACATTGATTTCTAGAAAATATGGTTCGGATGAGGCATTGAAAATCTCCATGATGACAAGGGATTTGCTTAACTTAAGAGATGAGCCAGATTTTGACGAAAGACTTAAGGAATTCGATGATTATCTATTCAAAAACAAGTATAATCCTGGAACCACAGCTGATTTGACAGCAGCATCAATCTTTGTTAGCTATCTGAAATCAAATTTTGAATAA
- a CDS encoding C-GCAxxG-C-C family protein, producing MIKKILIMSEINEAIKLFKNGYRCSQAVFAAFSPNLGLEKKQALKIGACFGSGMRKGEVCGACTGALMALGLKFGENKAKSDESCERFLDEFKKENGSYICNELLNCDITTQVGVKFAVENHLFKEFCPKMVESASKITKEIINEE from the coding sequence ATGATTAAAAAAATATTAATTATGAGTGAAATTAACGAAGCAATCAAATTATTTAAAAATGGTTACAGGTGTTCGCAAGCAGTATTTGCAGCATTTTCACCTAATTTAGGGCTTGAAAAAAAACAAGCTTTAAAAATTGGAGCATGTTTTGGAAGTGGAATGCGAAAAGGAGAAGTTTGTGGAGCGTGCACTGGTGCTTTAATGGCTTTAGGTTTAAAATTTGGTGAAAATAAAGCCAAAAGTGATGAATCCTGTGAAAGATTTTTAGATGAATTTAAAAAAGAAAACGGGTCATACATCTGCAATGAATTACTTAATTGTGATATTACAACACAAGTAGGAGTAAAATTTGCCGTTGAAAACCATTTATTTAAAGAATTTTGCCCAAAAATGGTTGAATCGGCTTCAAAAATTACAAAAGAAATAATTAATGAGGAATAG
- a CDS encoding MBL fold metallo-hydrolase, with protein sequence MKITFLGSGGGRFSAISQRRMTGGFRIDNLGGKNYHIDPGPGALVRSYQFGFDPRNLSGVFITHAHTDHYNDAEILIEAMTRGMTREFGTIFGSSSVLDGFESWGPCISKYHQSKSNRVLLEPGKTVELDNIKVKGTKTEHGDPTGSGFQIDYNGFKVSYTSDTGYFDELHEYHDGSDILIASVLRPGNKSINGHMCTRDFIDLINEVKPKVAVMTHLGLKMISNNPVTEAKKISKQTGVKTIAAFDGLSFNVNYNNPRRFRIISLKDVDSPSHSTNHKMFKNERRNSYQLAFKHNEFDEVSFMKKR encoded by the coding sequence ATGAAGATAACATTTTTAGGTAGTGGAGGTGGAAGATTTTCCGCCATTTCACAGCGAAGAATGACAGGGGGATTCCGTATTGATAATTTGGGTGGAAAAAATTATCATATTGACCCAGGTCCAGGAGCTCTCGTGAGGTCTTATCAGTTCGGTTTTGATCCTCGTAATTTAAGCGGTGTTTTCATCACTCATGCGCACACTGATCATTATAATGATGCAGAAATTCTTATTGAAGCCATGACTAGGGGAATGACAAGAGAATTCGGAACTATATTTGGAAGTTCAAGTGTTTTGGATGGTTTTGAATCTTGGGGTCCTTGCATATCAAAATATCACCAGTCAAAGTCTAATAGGGTACTTTTAGAACCTGGCAAAACTGTTGAATTAGATAACATTAAGGTTAAGGGCACTAAAACAGAACATGGTGACCCAACTGGCTCTGGTTTTCAGATAGATTATAATGGATTTAAAGTTTCATACACTTCTGACACTGGATACTTCGATGAGTTGCATGAGTATCATGATGGTTCCGATATTTTGATAGCCAGTGTTTTAAGGCCGGGCAACAAATCAATCAATGGGCATATGTGCACTCGCGATTTCATAGATTTAATCAATGAAGTGAAACCAAAAGTTGCTGTAATGACTCATTTGGGTTTAAAAATGATTTCAAACAATCCTGTCACTGAAGCCAAGAAGATTTCAAAACAGACTGGCGTTAAGACTATCGCCGCATTTGACGGATTGTCTTTTAATGTAAATTACAACAACCCTAGGAGATTCAGAATTATTTCTCTAAAGGATGTGGATTCTCCAAGTCACAGCACTAATCATAAGATGTTTAAAAATGAGAGGAGAAACTCCTATCAATTGGCTTTTAAGCATAATGAATTTGATGAAGTTTCATTCATGAAGAAACGTTAG
- the hemB gene encoding porphobilinogen synthase has product MEFPTTRMRRLRKNAKIRDIVRETKLQKEDLIYPIYFKEELQEMEKEEISSLPGEFRYSLDAGVEFAKQLEDKGLKSIIVFGIPKEETKDEIASPDYSATGIVQKAIRKLKKETNLVVISDVCLCQYTSHGHCGMIRENDDTDDGIEILNDESLPYIAKVALSHAEAGADIVAPSDMMDGRVGAIRQTLDDEGYENVMIMSYSAKYASAFYEPFRVAACSSPHLGDRKSYQMDPGNSLEAIRECELDVIEGTDFLMVKPALPYLDVVRMVRDEFMLPLVAYNVSGEYSMIMAAIEKGFLTERAILESLLSIKRAGADLIITNFAPYLLFNELIE; this is encoded by the coding sequence ATGGAATTTCCAACTACAAGAATGAGAAGATTAAGGAAAAATGCTAAAATCAGAGATATTGTACGCGAAACCAAACTTCAAAAAGAAGATTTGATATATCCGATTTATTTTAAGGAAGAGCTTCAGGAAATGGAAAAGGAAGAAATTTCATCCCTTCCAGGTGAGTTCAGATATTCTCTTGATGCAGGCGTTGAATTTGCAAAGCAACTTGAAGATAAAGGCTTAAAATCTATTATTGTCTTTGGAATACCGAAAGAAGAAACAAAGGATGAAATAGCCTCTCCAGATTATTCCGCAACAGGCATTGTTCAAAAAGCCATCAGAAAGCTTAAAAAAGAGACTAATTTGGTTGTTATCAGTGACGTATGCTTATGCCAGTACACTTCTCATGGACATTGTGGTATGATTAGGGAAAATGACGATACTGATGACGGAATCGAAATATTGAATGATGAATCACTTCCATACATTGCAAAGGTTGCCTTGTCTCATGCGGAAGCTGGAGCAGACATTGTTGCACCTTCAGACATGATGGACGGCAGAGTTGGAGCCATCAGGCAAACCTTGGATGATGAAGGATATGAAAATGTAATGATTATGTCCTATTCGGCCAAATATGCATCAGCATTTTATGAACCGTTCAGGGTTGCGGCCTGTTCATCACCTCATTTGGGCGATAGGAAATCCTATCAGATGGATCCTGGAAATTCCTTAGAAGCAATCAGGGAGTGTGAACTTGATGTAATTGAGGGAACCGACTTTTTGATGGTAAAGCCTGCACTTCCATACTTGGATGTTGTACGCATGGTCAGAGATGAGTTCATGTTGCCTCTTGTTGCATATAATGTGAGTGGAGAATATTCCATGATTATGGCAGCCATCGAAAAAGGATTTTTAACTGAAAGAGCTATTTTGGAATCTTTGCTTTCAATCAAAAGAGCTGGAGCAGATTTAATTATCACTAACTTTGCACCTTACCTGCTTTTCAACGAGTTGATAGAATGA
- the aroC gene encoding chorismate synthase yields MSNSIGEKFKITSFGASHGKAVGAIVDGCPANLELSAEDIQKELDKRKPGTSSVTTPRKEADEVEILSGIFEGKTDGTPIAGVIFNKNQHSKDYSMFKNTPRPSHGDFGWMSKYGNYDYNGGGRGSGRITIGHVIGGAIAKKLLETQNIEIISHVVQIGDIKSEPQDFNTIKENVEKNPIRCADLNAAEKMEELILDKKQQGDSIGGIVETIAAGVPKGLGEPVFERLDGDLARILMNIGSVKGVEIGLGFDVANKTASEINDEYQIENGNVTTKTNNSGGIIGGMSNGMPIISRIAVKPTPSISKCQDSVNLEKMENEKIEIKGRHDPCICPRVTAVAESSTAIILADHMIRSGFIHPTNLEKQI; encoded by the coding sequence ATGTCAAATTCAATTGGAGAAAAATTTAAAATAACAAGTTTTGGAGCTAGCCACGGAAAAGCTGTTGGAGCCATTGTTGACGGATGTCCAGCCAATCTTGAATTGAGTGCTGAAGATATCCAAAAAGAACTGGATAAAAGAAAACCTGGAACCAGTAGTGTTACCACTCCTAGAAAAGAAGCAGATGAAGTGGAAATACTTTCTGGAATTTTTGAAGGGAAAACTGACGGGACACCTATTGCAGGAGTAATTTTCAATAAAAACCAGCACTCCAAAGATTATTCCATGTTTAAAAACACCCCCCGCCCATCCCATGGAGATTTTGGATGGATGAGCAAATACGGCAACTACGACTACAATGGAGGAGGTCGAGGCAGCGGTAGAATAACTATAGGGCACGTTATCGGAGGAGCAATAGCCAAAAAGCTCTTAGAAACACAAAATATTGAAATCATATCACATGTAGTTCAAATTGGAGACATTAAATCAGAGCCTCAAGATTTTAATACCATTAAAGAAAATGTTGAAAAAAATCCAATTCGCTGCGCTGACCTGAATGCGGCAGAAAAAATGGAAGAGCTCATATTAGATAAAAAACAGCAAGGAGATTCAATTGGCGGGATTGTTGAAACAATAGCTGCTGGAGTTCCAAAAGGTCTTGGAGAGCCTGTCTTTGAAAGGCTTGATGGTGACCTTGCAAGAATTTTAATGAACATCGGTTCTGTCAAGGGCGTTGAAATCGGACTTGGATTTGATGTGGCTAACAAAACCGCATCAGAAATCAACGACGAATACCAAATTGAAAATGGTAATGTCACTACCAAAACGAACAATTCTGGAGGAATTATTGGCGGAATGAGCAATGGAATGCCAATAATTTCAAGAATTGCAGTAAAACCAACGCCATCAATTTCCAAATGTCAAGATTCAGTTAATCTGGAAAAAATGGAAAATGAAAAAATAGAAATCAAAGGAAGGCATGACCCCTGCATCTGTCCAAGAGTGACAGCAGTAGCCGAATCAAGTACTGCAATTATCCTTGCAGACCATATGATTCGCTCAGGATTCATCCATCCAACAAACTTGGAAAAACAGATCTAA